In Campylobacter concisus, a single window of DNA contains:
- a CDS encoding dynamin family protein: MFNEFINAYKARYFKVFTNDFKGELARLVNDLNDPSLHISEQIKESLNLLIDTLNEPPLIAVIGQFSSGKSTFLNALLGQDILPSGLTPVTAKAVRLKFAKMPLLSVKFINGSESLLASSDLAELNKLGEQVSSMTLYAPSEILKEINFIDTPGLNSLRDTDTKETKNTLKKVSGAIWLSLANNAAKASELESIKEILKANDLKAICLINQKDKLSEEELESLLKHARQTYGELFEDIIAISSKQALLGITNNDKSLLEASNFNEALKAIKECFLDKSFKENFIKARVKKIVKLLTNEQEKQLEIYDNAQLILDEFSGSLDERLEAIKEEFKPKIALRYSQMSEVIKLAADEVFKLLKPFSKTKFNASKTLLNKEIYKRENFEVISLDSDEVFSKLIYEDVVFNKFFKRYKKDLKELENTITSAFNELYKNLEDKFLIYKSRYENYASFDDQALAYETKFINTYAGRTYENFLREYETAKFKATQKVSLFFEKLDIKLASNYENALKLAVYFIKQKIEKTLESHLQMNTPLYIPSAKDVYERMLDAFSLYEFEALMCSNSSFLNKILLDIKSDFNEIYTLKIAMLDGLKERVKEQISKIEELCENSLLLR, from the coding sequence ATGTTTAATGAGTTTATAAATGCCTACAAAGCGAGATATTTTAAGGTCTTTACAAATGATTTTAAGGGCGAGCTAGCTAGGCTCGTAAATGATCTAAACGATCCTAGTTTGCATATAAGCGAGCAGATAAAAGAGAGCTTAAATTTACTAATAGACACTCTAAATGAACCACCGCTAATAGCCGTTATCGGTCAATTTTCAAGTGGAAAATCAACATTTTTAAACGCACTTCTTGGTCAAGATATCTTGCCATCAGGACTAACTCCAGTCACCGCAAAAGCTGTGAGGCTAAAATTTGCAAAGATGCCACTTCTAAGCGTGAAATTTATAAACGGTAGCGAAAGCCTGCTAGCAAGTAGCGATCTAGCCGAGCTAAATAAGTTAGGCGAGCAAGTTTCTAGTATGACGCTTTATGCGCCAAGTGAAATTTTAAAAGAGATAAATTTCATCGACACTCCTGGCCTAAACTCGCTAAGAGATACTGACACAAAAGAGACAAAAAATACGCTAAAAAAGGTTAGTGGTGCGATATGGCTAAGCCTTGCAAACAACGCCGCAAAGGCAAGCGAGCTTGAAAGTATCAAAGAAATTTTAAAAGCCAATGATCTAAAAGCGATCTGCCTAATCAACCAAAAAGACAAGCTAAGTGAGGAGGAGCTTGAAAGTTTACTAAAACACGCTAGGCAAACTTATGGCGAGCTTTTTGAGGATATCATCGCTATCTCGTCAAAGCAAGCTCTTCTTGGTATAACAAATAATGACAAAAGCCTACTTGAAGCTTCAAATTTTAACGAAGCTCTAAAGGCTATTAAAGAGTGCTTTTTAGACAAGAGTTTTAAAGAAAATTTCATAAAAGCAAGGGTAAAAAAGATCGTAAAACTCCTAACTAACGAGCAAGAAAAACAGCTAGAAATTTATGATAATGCGCAGTTGATTTTAGATGAATTTAGTGGCTCATTAGATGAGAGGCTAGAGGCGATAAAAGAGGAGTTTAAACCAAAGATCGCTTTAAGATATAGTCAAATGAGTGAAGTTATAAAACTTGCTGCCGATGAGGTATTTAAGCTACTTAAGCCTTTTTCAAAGACAAAATTTAACGCTTCAAAGACGCTTTTAAACAAAGAAATTTATAAGCGTGAAAATTTTGAGGTAATAAGTCTTGATAGCGACGAAGTCTTTTCAAAACTTATCTACGAAGATGTGGTTTTTAATAAATTTTTTAAACGCTACAAAAAAGATTTAAAAGAGCTAGAAAATACAATAACCTCAGCGTTTAATGAGCTTTATAAAAATTTAGAGGATAAATTTTTAATATACAAATCTCGCTATGAAAATTACGCTAGCTTTGATGATCAAGCCTTGGCTTACGAAACAAAATTCATAAATACCTATGCCGGACGGACATATGAAAATTTTTTAAGAGAGTATGAAACGGCTAAATTTAAGGCCACACAAAAGGTCTCTTTGTTTTTTGAAAAGCTTGATATAAAGCTAGCCTCAAACTATGAAAACGCGCTCAAACTCGCGGTTTATTTTATAAAACAAAAGATAGAAAAGACGCTAGAATCGCATCTGCAGATGAATACGCCACTTTATATTCCAAGCGCAAAAGATGTCTATGAGCGTATGCTTGATGCATTTAGTCTTTATGAGTTTGAAGCTTTAATGTGCTCAAATAGCTCGTTTTTAAATAAAATTTTGCTTGATATAAAAAGCGATTTTAATGAAATTTATACTTTAAAAATAGCAATGCTTGATGGCTTAAAAGAAAGAGTTAAAGAGCAAATCTCAAAGATCGAAGAGCTTTGTGAAAATTCATTGCTATTAAGATAA
- a CDS encoding molybdopterin-dependent oxidoreductase — MKRRDFLRLSALGAASLQAKELGSAEQALFDKKSGLSANKFGPFYVRTIAGRVVETVPFEGDAYPNELNNAVIDYIQNESRVKYPFVRKSFLANPNNPKPELRGKEEFVRVSWDEAIKLSAKILKENFDKYGAEAIYGQAYQWGSLGKVGHSQKTAKRLLNVLGGYVNELGGYSYGAATVIMPHVTGFVDPALAPTKWEAILKNAKTIVFWGTNPVVSNKIAIGVPLHNSYKYYDEIRKKGESGEIKIYSVDVYHNDSAKYFDSKYLEVVPCTDTAMMIGMCNYLYEKGLYSKEFIEKYTVGFDKFKEYMLGKTDGINKNLAWASKICGVSEQDLAKFSEDLAKNDSVIVSGYAIQRQDHGEMAYWALVTLNAMLGHIGKEGCGFVTNDGMHKNADESFIAPKLAAFETKVPQKFIDSGLVPKTKGYDMPNSRLIDALLKPGKEITRNGKSYKLPKVRVMFNANGSTFTRHPDANRAIKAMRNVNAIITCEPFWTSTAKFSDIVLPAALEYERTDIEIANSTSEYLFAIKPLVKPFGESKSDFEIARLIAKEWGREEAFSEGKSELEWVKTIYEDAVKKAAELGYESMPSFEEFWEKGYFRFDKIDEKKRYFTNYKKFRDDPVANPLKTPSGKIEIYSETVAGFGYDDCPPHAAWLEPFEWLGAKNKKYPIAISGAHSKFRLHSQLNNSVLRNFNEIAEREPVLINPKTAEARGIKMGDVVRVFNDRGEILCGAFVTEDVPQNVVIVSEGAWYDPEKPGEKSLCLHGNLNVLTKDVPSSKMSQSNTAHTSLVNVEKFKGVPKRVTAFDAPKIGIMHA, encoded by the coding sequence ATGAAAAGACGAGACTTTTTAAGATTAAGCGCATTAGGTGCGGCGAGCCTCCAAGCAAAAGAGCTTGGCAGCGCAGAGCAAGCGTTATTTGACAAGAAAAGCGGACTAAGCGCAAATAAATTTGGCCCATTTTATGTAAGAACTATCGCAGGGCGCGTGGTTGAGACCGTGCCATTTGAGGGCGATGCTTATCCAAACGAGCTAAATAACGCAGTCATTGACTACATCCAAAACGAGAGTAGAGTAAAATATCCATTTGTTAGAAAGAGCTTTTTAGCCAATCCAAACAACCCAAAGCCAGAGCTTCGTGGTAAAGAAGAATTTGTGCGTGTGAGTTGGGACGAGGCTATAAAGCTAAGTGCAAAAATTTTAAAAGAAAATTTTGATAAATACGGCGCTGAAGCGATCTACGGACAGGCTTATCAGTGGGGTAGCCTCGGCAAAGTTGGCCACAGCCAAAAGACCGCAAAAAGGCTACTTAACGTACTTGGTGGCTACGTAAATGAGCTTGGTGGCTACTCATACGGCGCAGCGACTGTCATCATGCCTCACGTCACTGGCTTTGTCGATCCTGCGCTAGCGCCAACAAAGTGGGAGGCTATCTTAAAAAACGCCAAAACGATCGTATTTTGGGGCACAAACCCAGTAGTTTCAAACAAGATCGCCATTGGCGTGCCGCTTCATAACTCATATAAATACTATGACGAGATCAGAAAAAAAGGCGAGAGCGGCGAGATAAAAATTTATAGCGTTGACGTTTATCACAACGATAGCGCAAAATACTTTGACTCAAAATACCTTGAAGTCGTGCCTTGCACCGATACGGCGATGATGATAGGTATGTGTAACTACCTTTATGAAAAAGGGCTTTACAGCAAAGAATTTATAGAAAAATACACCGTTGGCTTTGATAAATTTAAAGAGTACATGCTTGGCAAAACTGACGGGATCAATAAAAACCTAGCTTGGGCAAGTAAAATTTGTGGCGTTAGCGAGCAAGATCTTGCGAAATTTAGCGAAGATCTAGCTAAAAACGACTCAGTCATAGTTAGTGGCTATGCCATACAAAGGCAAGATCACGGTGAGATGGCATACTGGGCGCTTGTGACGCTAAATGCGATGCTTGGACACATCGGCAAAGAGGGTTGTGGCTTTGTCACAAATGACGGCATGCACAAAAATGCTGATGAGAGCTTCATAGCGCCTAAACTAGCGGCGTTTGAGACGAAGGTGCCTCAAAAATTTATTGATAGTGGGCTGGTACCAAAGACAAAGGGCTATGACATGCCAAACTCAAGGCTAATAGACGCACTTCTTAAGCCAGGTAAGGAGATAACAAGAAATGGCAAGAGCTATAAACTGCCAAAGGTTAGAGTGATGTTTAACGCAAATGGCTCGACTTTCACAAGGCATCCTGACGCAAATAGAGCGATAAAAGCTATGCGAAACGTTAATGCTATCATCACTTGCGAGCCGTTTTGGACAAGTACAGCTAAATTTAGCGACATTGTCTTGCCAGCTGCACTTGAGTACGAGCGAACAGACATCGAGATAGCAAACTCTACAAGCGAATATCTCTTTGCCATTAAGCCACTAGTTAAGCCATTTGGCGAGAGTAAGAGCGACTTTGAGATCGCAAGGCTGATCGCCAAAGAGTGGGGCAGGGAAGAGGCATTTAGCGAGGGTAAAAGTGAGCTAGAGTGGGTCAAGACAATATATGAAGATGCCGTTAAAAAGGCTGCTGAGCTTGGGTATGAGAGCATGCCTAGCTTTGAGGAATTTTGGGAGAAGGGATATTTTAGATTTGACAAGATCGATGAGAAAAAACGCTACTTTACAAACTACAAGAAATTCCGCGACGATCCAGTGGCAAATCCGTTAAAAACGCCATCTGGCAAGATAGAAATTTACTCTGAGACGGTTGCTGGCTTTGGCTATGATGACTGCCCACCGCATGCAGCTTGGCTTGAGCCATTTGAGTGGCTGGGTGCAAAAAATAAAAAATATCCTATCGCAATTAGCGGCGCGCACTCTAAATTTAGACTTCACTCGCAGCTAAATAACTCTGTACTTCGCAACTTTAACGAGATCGCAGAGCGCGAGCCAGTGCTTATAAATCCAAAAACAGCCGAGGCTAGAGGGATAAAAATGGGCGACGTGGTGCGTGTGTTTAACGACAGGGGCGAAATTTTGTGCGGTGCATTTGTGACCGAGGACGTGCCGCAAAATGTCGTAATAGTAAGCGAAGGTGCTTGGTATGACCCTGAAAAACCGGGCGAAAAGAGCCTTTGCTTGCACGGAAATTTAAATGTGCTCACAAAAGACGTACCATCAAGCAAGATGAGCCAGAGCAATACCGCTCACACAAGCCTTGTGAATGTCGAGAAATTTAAAGGAGTGCCAAAGCGCGTGACAGCATTTGACGCACCAAAGATCGGTATAATGCACGCATAA